A part of Myxococcales bacterium genomic DNA contains:
- a CDS encoding low specificity L-threonine aldolase: protein MFASDNTAGICPEAWTALADANAGHVPSYGDDHWTAEASDKFREIFDTDCEVFFCFNGTAANSMTLASLCKSYHGIICHERAHLETDECGGPEFFSNGTKILLVGGDDGKVDVDQISEVVGRRTDIHFSKPRVVSITQATELGTVYTPEEVKAVGETARKLNLLFHMDGARFANAVASLNVAPKEITWQAGVDVLCLGGTKNGLPSGEAIIYFDRELAEDFAYRCKQAGQLASKMRFISAPWVGILHDDVWLRHAANANARAKQLAAGLQGIEGIEIIAPTEANAVFAELPLRVQKGLRERGWRFYTFVGTGGARFMCPWNTSESDVEALVAAASEITAAEAGP, encoded by the coding sequence ATATTCGCCAGTGACAATACGGCGGGAATCTGTCCGGAGGCCTGGACTGCGCTCGCCGATGCGAACGCGGGACACGTCCCCTCCTACGGAGACGATCACTGGACCGCGGAAGCGTCCGACAAATTCAGGGAGATCTTCGACACTGATTGCGAAGTCTTTTTCTGCTTCAACGGAACAGCCGCCAATTCCATGACCCTGGCGTCTCTCTGCAAGTCCTACCACGGCATCATTTGCCACGAACGAGCACACCTCGAAACCGATGAGTGCGGCGGGCCCGAGTTCTTTTCGAACGGCACCAAGATTCTTCTTGTCGGCGGAGACGACGGCAAAGTAGACGTCGATCAGATCTCCGAGGTCGTCGGCCGGCGAACCGACATCCACTTTTCAAAACCGCGAGTCGTGAGCATCACCCAGGCCACCGAACTCGGGACCGTCTACACCCCGGAAGAAGTCAAAGCCGTGGGAGAGACGGCACGCAAACTCAACCTGCTTTTCCATATGGATGGAGCGCGTTTTGCCAACGCTGTCGCGTCTCTGAATGTGGCGCCAAAGGAGATCACCTGGCAGGCGGGGGTCGATGTCTTGTGTCTTGGCGGCACGAAGAATGGGTTGCCGTCGGGAGAAGCAATCATCTATTTCGACCGGGAACTCGCCGAGGATTTTGCGTACCGCTGCAAGCAGGCTGGACAACTCGCATCGAAGATGCGGTTCATTTCTGCACCCTGGGTCGGCATCCTTCACGATGATGTCTGGCTCCGACACGCTGCCAACGCGAACGCCCGGGCAAAGCAACTCGCGGCCGGCTTGCAGGGGATCGAGGGCATCGAGATCATTGCACCCACTGAGGCCAACGCGGTGTTCGCAGAGCTGCCGCTCCGAGTGCAGAAGGGACTTCGAGAGCGGGGATGGCGCTTCTATACCTTCGTCGGAACCGGCGGAGCGCGATTCATGTGCCCATGGAACACCAGCGAAAGTGACGTCGAAGCGCTCGTTGCGGCCGCAAGCGAGATCACGGCGGCGGAAGCGGGGCCTTGA
- a CDS encoding Smr/MutS family protein, with protein MTKPGRPPAKDSGKKESIDGGDFAAAVEAIGGVEPLDRSKLSDQAPPAQHRASLDASAGDSEPGTAPKSNRDSNSAPGSESVVRATRAEMRRLRAGKIRPQRTVDLHGFSQSNAYSKLCNDIGRAVAEDVCCLLVIHGKGINSPDGRSVLKQALGDWLARPPLVSQVTGCCPAQPADGGDGASYLLLRPE; from the coding sequence ATGACAAAGCCGGGGCGTCCTCCAGCCAAAGACTCTGGAAAGAAAGAGTCGATCGACGGCGGAGACTTCGCCGCCGCAGTAGAAGCGATCGGCGGCGTCGAGCCATTGGATCGCTCGAAGCTGAGCGATCAAGCCCCTCCAGCGCAGCACCGCGCAAGTCTTGATGCCTCGGCGGGCGACAGCGAACCGGGCACCGCCCCGAAGTCGAACCGCGACTCGAACTCAGCACCAGGCAGCGAGTCCGTCGTCCGCGCCACGCGCGCGGAAATGCGTCGCCTGCGCGCCGGCAAGATTCGCCCGCAGCGAACCGTAGACCTGCACGGCTTCTCCCAGAGCAATGCCTACTCGAAGCTCTGCAATGACATTGGGCGGGCGGTTGCCGAAGACGTTTGCTGCTTGCTCGTAATCCACGGCAAGGGAATCAATTCTCCGGACGGGCGTTCCGTTCTCAAGCAGGCACTAGGGGACTGGCTCGCCCGGCCTCCCCTTGTCAGTCAGGTCACGGGTTGCTGTCCGGCACAACCTGCTGACGGAGGTGATGGCGCGTCATATTTGCTGCTGCGACCTGAATAA
- a CDS encoding TetR/AcrR family transcriptional regulator produces the protein MPSVNREPGPQSEAETIPRVARAKTIDAARATAALRAEPRNSSRSDRTHASNMRRVPRQERSKIMVDCIRIAASEILEKDGPTALTTNNIAARAGVSIGSLYQYFANKEEILEAVFREQADRSFESYRDWADWLKTQPLRDVIRLLVERAVKRHREFHSFHPEFYQQHHDELHVGLRLRPSDGANDDGEPYAVTWLHQLFEARRDELRVPNSRLASVALAYGMSATLHGLVENDLSLLYEATLADDLTEMVCGHLLRDEPVSAALASDRIG, from the coding sequence ATGCCCAGTGTAAACCGCGAGCCGGGACCCCAGTCCGAGGCCGAAACCATTCCAAGAGTTGCAAGAGCAAAGACGATCGACGCGGCGCGCGCGACTGCGGCGCTGCGCGCCGAGCCTAGAAACAGCTCGCGCAGCGATCGCACCCATGCTTCCAACATGCGTCGGGTCCCGCGTCAGGAACGATCGAAAATCATGGTGGACTGCATCCGCATCGCCGCTTCGGAAATTCTCGAGAAAGACGGCCCGACGGCACTTACCACGAACAACATCGCAGCCAGGGCCGGGGTGAGCATCGGCTCGCTGTATCAGTACTTCGCAAACAAGGAAGAGATCCTCGAGGCAGTGTTTCGCGAACAAGCGGATCGCAGCTTCGAGAGTTATCGCGATTGGGCGGACTGGTTGAAGACCCAGCCGCTGCGGGATGTGATCCGACTACTGGTGGAGCGGGCCGTGAAGCGACACCGCGAATTTCATTCGTTTCACCCCGAATTCTACCAACAACACCACGACGAACTACACGTGGGTCTGCGGCTGCGACCCAGCGACGGGGCCAATGACGACGGGGAGCCCTATGCCGTTACCTGGCTGCACCAGCTCTTCGAGGCGAGACGCGACGAACTTCGCGTACCCAATTCGCGACTCGCTTCCGTCGCACTCGCGTACGGAATGTCGGCAACACTCCACGGGCTGGTAGAAAACGATCTGAGCCTGCTCTACGAGGCTACGCTCGCCGACGACCTCACGGAAATGGTTTGTGGCCATCTCTTGCGCGATGAACCGGTGAGCGCAGCACTGGCTAGTGATCGTATTGGCTGA
- a CDS encoding M20 family metallopeptidase — translation MPNTILAPGSELDCTALAEFVSGVWDESIVPELINYIAIPNQSPAFDPDWEANGYMAKAVTLIESWCRAQQIEGLTVEVMQLEGRTPVIYMEVPATPGAGGLEDSVLLYGHLDKQPEMTGWREDLGPWKPVLEGDKLYGRGGADDGYAAFASLTAIRALELFGGSHVRCSILIEGCEESGSYDLPHYIEQLADRIGSPSLVICLDSGCGNYDQLWSTTSLRGLVTGTLRVEVLEEGVHSGDASGVVPSSFRILRSLLDRIEDPITGEIRVDEFHSQITDARKEQAQLAAEVLGDIVTEKYPFAGSAHATSEDRAELVLNRTWRPALSVTGVAGMPSLESAGNVLRPFTAMELSLRLPPTVVASEAADQLKQILEADPPYATTVTFELGEPGQGWEAPALADWLKEAVDSASQNYFDAPAVYMGEGGSIPFMGMLGEKFPDAQFLITGVLGPGSNAHGPNEFLEIPTGKRVTCCVAEVLGRHAAR, via the coding sequence ATGCCGAACACCATTCTCGCGCCCGGCTCTGAGCTTGATTGCACTGCGCTCGCCGAGTTCGTCTCCGGGGTATGGGACGAAAGCATCGTTCCGGAGTTGATCAACTACATCGCCATTCCAAATCAGTCTCCTGCCTTCGATCCCGACTGGGAGGCGAACGGGTATATGGCGAAGGCGGTCACGCTGATTGAAAGCTGGTGCCGCGCTCAGCAGATCGAGGGGCTCACGGTCGAGGTCATGCAACTCGAAGGCCGCACGCCCGTCATCTACATGGAGGTGCCCGCGACTCCAGGCGCAGGCGGCTTGGAAGATTCGGTGCTCCTCTACGGTCATCTCGACAAGCAGCCCGAAATGACCGGCTGGCGAGAGGACCTCGGTCCCTGGAAGCCGGTGCTCGAAGGGGACAAGCTCTACGGGCGCGGCGGTGCAGATGATGGCTATGCGGCTTTCGCTTCCCTGACGGCGATCCGGGCACTAGAGCTTTTTGGCGGCAGTCATGTTCGCTGCTCGATCTTGATCGAAGGTTGCGAAGAGAGCGGTAGCTACGACTTGCCTCACTACATCGAACAGTTGGCGGATCGCATCGGTTCGCCCAGTCTGGTGATCTGTCTGGATTCTGGATGTGGCAACTACGACCAACTCTGGAGCACCACGAGCTTGCGCGGGCTCGTCACCGGAACCCTGCGCGTTGAAGTGTTGGAAGAGGGCGTGCACTCGGGAGATGCGAGTGGGGTCGTTCCCTCGAGCTTCCGCATCCTGCGTTCACTGCTCGATCGCATCGAAGATCCAATCACCGGAGAGATCCGAGTCGACGAGTTCCATAGCCAGATCACCGATGCGCGAAAAGAACAGGCGCAACTCGCCGCCGAAGTACTGGGCGATATCGTTACCGAGAAGTACCCCTTTGCGGGAAGTGCGCACGCGACTTCCGAGGACCGGGCAGAGCTCGTGCTCAACCGCACCTGGCGGCCGGCACTTTCCGTCACCGGTGTGGCGGGTATGCCGTCCCTCGAAAGCGCTGGCAACGTGCTACGTCCCTTTACGGCGATGGAGTTGTCGCTGCGACTCCCTCCCACGGTTGTTGCCAGCGAAGCAGCGGATCAGTTGAAGCAAATTCTCGAAGCGGACCCGCCCTATGCAACGACCGTTACGTTCGAACTCGGCGAACCAGGCCAGGGCTGGGAGGCCCCGGCGCTGGCAGATTGGCTCAAAGAGGCGGTCGACTCCGCATCGCAAAATTATTTCGACGCACCCGCGGTCTACATGGGCGAGGGAGGTTCGATCCCGTTCATGGGCATGCTGGGAGAGAAGTTTCCTGACGCGCAGTTCTTGATCACAGGTGTGCTGGGTCCCGGTTCGAACGCTCATGGGCCAAACGAATTTCTGGAGATTCCCACCGGGAAGCGGGTGACGTGTTGTGTGGCAGAGGTGCTGGGGCGGCA
- a CDS encoding NfeD family protein, which produces METLDQPSDEKTRESQEAGKTLRKYILLQIPGAILVGFLLVWLHATELLSLLTAAAFFVGWCIKDALMYRFVRAAYGPGPPHGTAALVGLRGVVVDALTPEGSVRLGAERWSARPAEGISNLSRGTQIRVISVNRFVVTVVDDGND; this is translated from the coding sequence ATGGAGACCTTGGATCAGCCGTCAGACGAGAAAACACGTGAGTCCCAAGAAGCCGGCAAGACGCTGCGGAAGTACATTTTGCTTCAAATTCCCGGCGCCATCCTGGTGGGCTTCCTGCTGGTATGGCTCCACGCGACCGAATTGTTGTCGTTGCTAACCGCCGCAGCGTTCTTCGTTGGCTGGTGTATCAAAGATGCACTGATGTATCGCTTCGTCCGGGCCGCCTATGGACCGGGGCCGCCCCACGGCACGGCTGCGCTGGTGGGACTGCGCGGGGTCGTGGTTGACGCTCTCACCCCGGAGGGTTCGGTGCGCCTGGGCGCGGAGCGATGGTCGGCACGACCTGCTGAAGGAATTTCGAACCTCAGCCGTGGGACCCAGATCCGCGTCATCTCGGTCAACAGATTTGTCGTGACCGTAGTCGACGACGGAAACGACTGA
- a CDS encoding NAD(P)H-dependent oxidoreductase → MTKILIFSGSIRAESVNLKLATQLASIAGQEGAEATLANLADYDFPIYNGDLEVAEGLPEAAKRLKTLLQENAGFIVACPEYNGFMTPLLINAIDWCTRSEDGSADMSGFADKTVLIASASPGSGGGGRGATHLRTMLSGIGSIVYPKSLAVPSAYGAFTDQREFADESLAKRSRRLVSKFIQFTQRLES, encoded by the coding sequence ATGACGAAGATATTGATTTTTAGCGGCAGTATCCGAGCAGAGTCCGTCAATCTGAAGCTCGCGACTCAACTCGCGTCGATCGCAGGACAGGAAGGCGCAGAAGCTACATTGGCCAATCTCGCGGACTATGACTTTCCGATCTACAACGGCGATCTGGAGGTCGCCGAAGGCCTCCCGGAGGCAGCCAAGCGATTAAAAACCCTGCTGCAGGAAAACGCAGGGTTTATCGTTGCATGCCCCGAATACAACGGCTTCATGACGCCCTTGCTCATCAATGCAATCGACTGGTGCACGCGATCTGAAGATGGATCTGCAGATATGTCGGGATTCGCGGACAAAACGGTCTTGATTGCGAGCGCATCTCCTGGCTCCGGTGGTGGTGGTCGAGGGGCCACACACCTGAGAACCATGCTGTCCGGAATCGGTTCGATCGTATATCCCAAATCGCTGGCCGTGCCTTCTGCTTACGGTGCATTTACGGATCAGAGAGAATTCGCGGACGAATCGCTGGCAAAACGCAGTCGGCGACTCGTCAGCAAATTCATTCAGTTTACCCAACGACTGGAAAGTTGA
- a CDS encoding alpha/beta hydrolase, whose amino-acid sequence MQKLLMLGGALILILVVLAYFGMGGAQRRILYPRPPVPPGEPRIPRGAEVVWLGPDANVEAWFMRPAAIDRPFPVVIFTHGNGELIDHWGQVFTRLSKSGVGVLLLEYPGYGRSGGKPSQSSITETIVAAYDFVIDQADVDPDAIVAYGRSLGGGAACALTTQRPVSALVLESTFTSVKAMAKRFGFPGSLVIDPFDNLEVVKSLDIPVLVLHGERDTLIPVSHGESLAAAAETTLVRMPCGHNDCPFAWPKVEAFMSEQGLLRH is encoded by the coding sequence ATGCAGAAGCTGCTCATGCTTGGCGGCGCCCTGATCTTGATCCTCGTGGTCCTCGCCTACTTTGGAATGGGTGGGGCACAGCGTCGGATCCTGTATCCGAGGCCGCCCGTGCCGCCGGGTGAACCCCGCATACCCCGCGGCGCCGAAGTCGTATGGCTCGGCCCCGACGCGAACGTCGAGGCCTGGTTCATGCGTCCAGCCGCAATCGACCGCCCCTTTCCCGTTGTCATCTTCACTCACGGCAATGGTGAATTGATCGACCATTGGGGCCAGGTGTTTACGCGACTGTCCAAATCTGGAGTCGGCGTCCTGTTGCTGGAGTATCCCGGCTACGGGCGCTCCGGCGGCAAGCCAAGCCAGAGTTCCATCACGGAAACGATTGTGGCCGCCTACGACTTTGTCATCGATCAAGCGGATGTCGACCCCGACGCCATCGTGGCTTACGGCCGATCCCTCGGCGGCGGTGCCGCCTGTGCACTCACGACGCAACGCCCGGTTTCCGCATTGGTCTTGGAGTCGACATTCACCAGTGTCAAAGCGATGGCAAAGCGTTTTGGGTTTCCGGGTTCGCTCGTGATCGATCCCTTCGACAACCTCGAAGTCGTCAAATCCCTCGACATTCCAGTCCTGGTGCTCCACGGCGAGCGCGACACCCTGATTCCAGTTTCACACGGTGAATCCCTGGCTGCCGCGGCAGAAACGACGCTGGTCCGCATGCCGTGCGGTCACAACGATTGTCCGTTTGCCTGGCCCAAGGTCGAGGCGTTCATGTCGGAGCAGGGTCTACTGCGTCATTGA
- a CDS encoding transposase yields MAVIKQLELADYVLQKRMTSGHGGPRKGAGAKRVGRGQVPHRQRTKFQKLTPAHVTLRVVKGLSNLRRRSLVMEVRKTFAQGCERGDFRLVEYSIQHNHLHMIVEAESQDALSRGMKSIAARFALAVNRVFKRTGKVIAGRYHVQLLTSPQQVRNALRYVLLNIRKHFKQRNGHAPPVKIDEASSGSQFDGWRASSKSLRVKASTQEEVGVAKAASWLLSKGWRRRGLIDLSAIPG; encoded by the coding sequence ATGGCAGTAATCAAGCAGTTGGAACTCGCTGACTATGTCTTGCAGAAGCGCATGACCTCTGGGCATGGCGGGCCGCGCAAAGGGGCTGGGGCCAAGCGGGTTGGGCGGGGCCAGGTGCCTCATCGACAGCGAACTAAGTTTCAGAAACTTACTCCCGCCCATGTGACGTTGCGCGTAGTAAAGGGGCTCTCGAACCTTCGGCGACGATCACTCGTAATGGAAGTGCGGAAGACCTTCGCCCAGGGGTGTGAGCGCGGCGACTTTCGGTTGGTTGAGTATTCCATCCAGCACAACCATCTTCACATGATCGTTGAGGCGGAGTCTCAAGATGCCCTCTCCCGGGGCATGAAGTCGATTGCTGCGCGGTTTGCACTGGCTGTGAATCGAGTCTTTAAGCGCACAGGTAAGGTGATTGCAGGCCGCTATCACGTTCAGCTTCTCACCTCGCCCCAGCAGGTGCGCAACGCGCTTCGTTATGTACTTCTCAACATTCGAAAGCACTTCAAACAGCGGAACGGGCATGCGCCGCCGGTGAAGATCGATGAAGCCTCTTCGGGCAGCCAGTTCGACGGCTGGCGCGCAAGCTCAAAGAGCTTGCGCGTGAAGGCATCCACCCAGGAAGAAGTAGGAGTCGCCAAGGCAGCGAGCTGGCTCCTCAGCAAAGGCTGGCGCAGACGCGGCCTAATCGACCTCTCCGCAATACCTGGCTAA
- a CDS encoding MMPL family transporter: protein MDTQPQPSNRSEVALTNWGRWIIRHRWAAIAVPLLCTIYFVSYLPQLTIDNSTESFLHADDPASILYRSFRDRFDRDDRIIIALAPEDTFGFEFLQKLRRFHIALENELPYVEEITSVFNARSTRGEEDELIVEDLLEGWLDEWPTDAAAQLVGLRERVLANPLFVNTLVSEDARLTTITIKPFTYSTLNDSQLNDDALAQFDSEDSSEPVEAPEMLTAKENDELISEIHAIIKSYASPAFPIHLAGGLAMTDHINRSMERDLGPFMGLSLLIMLGLLFALFGRLSGSLLPIFVVSLSVLSTLGIMVMINIPGSQAIQILPVFLLSVGICDAVHILTIVYQRMRVGDDQNEAIVYAIGHSGLAVVMTSVTTAAGMASFAAAPMAPIAQLGIITPIGVMLALIYTLVLLPAVLSVVPLRQPKAHSSSLSGALTRTLVRVGDISADHPMRVLFATAGVLCFFAYGITLVVFSHRATDWFPEDDPMRISALLLDDQLKGTMSLEVVLDTGRENGLLDPDVLARIEAAARHAETIRSGELFIGKATSIVDIVKEIHQALNENQASFYRLPTDRKLIAQELLLFENSGVDDLEEIVDTQFRTARLSLRAPFVDALLYEPFIEKVRVELGEILGDDIKIEMTGFMPVLTTVIAAVITSMARSYTIALFIITPLMMLLLRDIRLGLMSMIPNLIPVVVIVGMMGWLEIPIDATTMMVGAMIIGLAVDDTIHFMHKFRIYYSETGESKLAIRATLESTGAALLFTSLVLAGGFGVFLLASMINTQRFGLLAATGAIVAFLADLIVAPALLTLATRNDHRARNQSPGEEVGTLASM from the coding sequence ATGGATACTCAACCCCAGCCCAGTAATCGCAGCGAAGTCGCCCTTACCAATTGGGGCCGTTGGATCATACGTCATCGCTGGGCTGCCATCGCGGTGCCACTGCTGTGCACGATCTATTTTGTTTCATACTTGCCACAGCTGACCATCGACAATTCCACCGAATCATTCCTTCACGCGGATGACCCCGCTTCCATCCTGTACCGATCGTTTCGCGACCGCTTTGATCGAGACGATCGCATCATCATCGCCCTGGCGCCCGAAGATACGTTCGGTTTCGAGTTTCTCCAGAAGCTGCGCCGCTTTCACATCGCCCTCGAAAACGAACTGCCTTACGTCGAAGAGATCACCAGCGTATTCAATGCTCGCTCGACCCGGGGAGAGGAAGACGAGCTCATCGTCGAAGACCTGCTGGAAGGCTGGCTCGACGAATGGCCCACTGATGCGGCCGCACAGCTCGTGGGTCTTCGCGAGCGAGTGCTCGCCAACCCACTGTTCGTCAACACCCTGGTTTCCGAAGACGCACGTCTCACGACCATAACGATCAAGCCCTTTACCTACTCGACCTTGAACGATTCGCAACTGAACGACGATGCGCTCGCCCAGTTCGATAGCGAAGACAGCTCCGAACCAGTCGAAGCCCCGGAAATGCTCACCGCCAAAGAAAATGATGAACTGATCTCGGAGATTCACGCAATCATCAAAAGCTACGCGTCCCCAGCCTTTCCCATTCATCTGGCGGGTGGGCTCGCGATGACGGATCACATCAACCGCTCGATGGAGCGAGACCTGGGGCCCTTCATGGGGCTGAGCCTGCTCATCATGCTCGGGTTGTTGTTTGCTCTCTTTGGTCGCTTGAGTGGTTCGCTCCTCCCGATCTTCGTGGTTTCACTCTCGGTCTTGTCGACCCTGGGCATCATGGTGATGATCAACATCCCGGGGTCCCAAGCAATACAAATTTTGCCCGTGTTCCTGCTCTCGGTGGGGATCTGCGACGCGGTCCACATTCTGACAATTGTCTACCAGCGCATGCGAGTTGGAGACGACCAGAACGAAGCCATCGTGTATGCCATCGGCCACTCTGGGCTCGCAGTCGTCATGACGAGCGTTACGACCGCAGCGGGCATGGCTTCTTTCGCGGCCGCGCCCATGGCTCCGATCGCTCAACTCGGAATCATCACGCCCATCGGCGTGATGTTGGCGCTCATCTATACCCTGGTTCTGTTGCCCGCAGTCCTGTCCGTAGTCCCCTTGCGACAACCCAAGGCCCACAGCAGCAGCTTGAGCGGCGCCCTTACCCGAACACTCGTTCGGGTGGGCGATATCTCGGCCGACCATCCCATGCGTGTCCTCTTCGCGACGGCGGGGGTGCTGTGCTTCTTTGCCTATGGCATCACCCTCGTCGTGTTTTCGCACCGCGCAACGGATTGGTTCCCGGAAGACGACCCCATGCGCATTTCTGCGCTACTGCTCGATGACCAACTCAAGGGAACGATGTCCCTCGAGGTCGTGCTCGATACCGGACGTGAAAATGGCCTGCTCGATCCCGACGTGTTGGCTCGCATTGAAGCGGCAGCGCGCCACGCCGAGACGATCAGAAGCGGGGAGCTCTTCATTGGCAAGGCGACTTCCATCGTCGACATCGTCAAGGAAATCCATCAGGCTCTGAACGAGAACCAGGCCAGTTTCTATCGGCTACCAACAGACCGAAAGCTGATCGCACAGGAACTGTTGCTGTTCGAAAACAGCGGCGTCGACGATCTCGAAGAAATCGTCGATACCCAGTTCCGGACCGCACGCCTCTCCCTGCGAGCACCCTTCGTAGACGCATTGCTGTACGAGCCTTTTATCGAGAAGGTGCGAGTCGAGCTCGGTGAAATCCTGGGTGACGACATCAAAATCGAAATGACGGGCTTCATGCCTGTCCTCACGACGGTCATTGCAGCGGTCATCACCAGCATGGCGCGTTCCTATACGATCGCGCTCTTTATCATTACGCCGCTGATGATGTTGTTGTTGCGCGATATTCGGCTCGGATTGATGAGCATGATTCCCAACCTCATTCCTGTGGTGGTCATTGTCGGAATGATGGGCTGGTTGGAGATACCGATCGATGCCACCACCATGATGGTCGGCGCCATGATTATCGGTCTCGCAGTCGATGACACGATCCACTTCATGCACAAATTCCGCATCTACTACTCGGAGACTGGCGAATCGAAACTCGCCATTCGCGCCACCCTCGAAAGTACCGGAGCAGCACTGCTCTTCACGAGCCTCGTACTCGCGGGAGGGTTTGGTGTCTTCTTGCTCGCCAGCATGATCAACACCCAGCGCTTCGGATTGCTTGCGGCGACAGGTGCGATCGTGGCCTTTCTCGCCGACCTCATCGTCGCACCGGCCCTATTGACCCTGGCTACCCGCAACGACCACCGAGCTCGGAACCAGAGCCCGGGAGAAGAGGTCGGAACGCTGGCATCGATGTGA
- a CDS encoding 3'-5' exonuclease, with product MKALIFDTETTGMVNWKQPPEHPGQPDLVQLAMLLVDRDDWSAKNQVSFIVQLAPGVRIEPEAQATHGISADDCERYGVAPVVAVSLFNQLCMQADVIVAHNISFDQSIMLTALHRLGNKPNRMEGKALVCTKEATTDVLKLPGKYNSYKWPTLAEAYCHYTGLEIEGAHDALADTQACLTVYRALVSEGVLP from the coding sequence TTGAAGGCGCTGATCTTCGATACCGAGACCACAGGCATGGTGAATTGGAAGCAACCGCCAGAGCACCCGGGACAGCCCGATCTCGTACAGCTCGCCATGTTGTTGGTCGATCGCGACGACTGGTCGGCCAAGAATCAAGTGTCTTTTATCGTGCAGCTCGCGCCAGGCGTTCGGATCGAACCCGAAGCCCAGGCCACTCACGGAATTTCAGCCGACGATTGTGAACGCTACGGCGTCGCCCCGGTCGTGGCCGTTTCTTTATTCAATCAACTCTGTATGCAAGCCGACGTAATCGTCGCCCACAACATCAGCTTTGATCAATCGATCATGCTCACCGCCCTTCATCGCCTGGGCAACAAGCCCAACCGAATGGAGGGAAAGGCCCTGGTCTGCACAAAGGAGGCTACGACCGACGTCTTGAAGCTGCCGGGCAAGTACAACAGCTACAAATGGCCCACCCTGGCCGAGGCGTACTGCCACTACACGGGACTCGAGATCGAAGGCGCCCACGATGCGCTAGCGGACACGCAGGCTTGTTTGACGGTGTATCGAGCGCTGGTCTCTGAAGGGGTACTGCCGTAG
- a CDS encoding nitroreductase family deazaflavin-dependent oxidoreductase, whose product MKRVLHGFGVLVAVMLAMYAVQMIAAESAEVVVLTTETSSGEAQETRLWIVDHEGSQWLRSGGEIQSWYRNILEKTDVEVLRDSEKKSYTALPTENYREAVNGLMREKYGWADSYIGFFFSRDNAIPIRLVPRDR is encoded by the coding sequence GTGAAACGTGTATTGCACGGGTTCGGAGTCTTGGTCGCTGTCATGCTGGCCATGTACGCAGTCCAGATGATCGCAGCAGAAAGCGCTGAAGTTGTCGTGCTGACTACGGAGACTTCGAGCGGAGAGGCGCAAGAAACGCGTCTCTGGATTGTCGATCACGAGGGGAGCCAGTGGCTCCGCAGCGGTGGTGAGATTCAAAGTTGGTATCGCAACATCCTCGAAAAAACAGATGTCGAGGTGCTCCGGGACTCGGAGAAAAAATCCTATACCGCGTTGCCCACAGAAAATTATCGCGAAGCGGTGAATGGCCTGATGCGAGAGAAGTACGGCTGGGCCGACAGCTACATTGGCTTCTTTTTCTCTCGTGATAATGCGATTCCCATCCGCCTGGTTCCCCGGGATCGCTAG